A genomic segment from Nodularia sphaerocarpa UHCC 0038 encodes:
- a CDS encoding DUF3131 domain-containing protein, with product MTSDFEPPPNNVSKRAAIGAVVTSVIAIAGLNWLSADLIRTQKASVESSGISMTQGTSPVKPAEVDPEKLAKLDAESLVLPGDSINPKQVQISFIPYIAANVGKVTPAEKAIARQAWSYFQRNWNDETGLVNSIDGFSAVTIWDQAGAMAALVSAKELNIVSASEFEKKMGTMLQTLATMPLYKKELPNKVYNSKTLLPVNYGQLEKREEIGWSAIDVGRMALWLKIVGTKYPQWRSPTEEVWQHWQVKRLTRKGQIYGTSVVKGKEQYKQEGRLGYENYAAYGLQLWGLKVNKALEYQANTAYANLYGQGIPYDKRDYDTSGANNYVLSEPYILDGIETGFQSLPKVFADRILAAQEARYRATKQLTAVTEDNLDRSPYFLSNSLFVNGQPWVAITDTREQHQNLRFVSTKAAIGWHVLYNTDYTRKLSNFVLSNLQSDQGWYNGYYESLRQPNTSLTANNNSVILSSLLYKQVGKPLTVWAGL from the coding sequence ATGACCTCTGATTTTGAACCACCACCAAACAACGTATCTAAACGAGCTGCTATAGGAGCAGTAGTCACATCCGTGATCGCGATCGCTGGACTAAATTGGTTATCTGCGGATCTAATTCGGACTCAGAAGGCTTCTGTAGAATCATCAGGAATATCCATGACTCAAGGGACTTCTCCAGTCAAACCAGCAGAAGTTGACCCCGAAAAACTAGCTAAACTTGACGCAGAATCTTTAGTTTTACCAGGGGATTCCATTAACCCCAAGCAAGTTCAAATATCTTTTATACCCTATATCGCAGCCAATGTCGGAAAAGTCACCCCAGCAGAAAAGGCGATCGCCCGTCAAGCTTGGTCATACTTCCAACGTAACTGGAACGATGAAACAGGTTTAGTCAATTCCATTGATGGCTTTTCTGCGGTCACTATCTGGGATCAAGCAGGTGCAATGGCGGCTTTGGTCAGCGCTAAGGAACTGAATATTGTATCTGCGTCGGAATTTGAGAAAAAGATGGGGACAATGTTGCAAACTTTAGCAACTATGCCTTTATACAAAAAAGAACTCCCCAACAAAGTCTATAACTCGAAAACTCTCCTACCCGTTAACTATGGTCAACTAGAGAAACGCGAAGAAATTGGCTGGTCAGCCATCGATGTAGGGCGGATGGCACTTTGGTTAAAAATAGTCGGGACAAAATATCCCCAGTGGCGATCGCCAACCGAAGAAGTTTGGCAACATTGGCAAGTTAAACGCCTCACCAGAAAAGGTCAAATCTATGGTACTAGCGTCGTCAAAGGTAAAGAACAATACAAACAAGAAGGACGCTTAGGTTACGAAAACTATGCCGCCTACGGTCTCCAACTCTGGGGCTTAAAAGTCAATAAAGCTTTAGAATATCAAGCCAATACAGCCTATGCCAATCTTTACGGCCAAGGCATACCCTACGATAAAAGAGATTATGACACATCAGGGGCTAATAACTATGTTCTCAGCGAACCCTATATATTAGATGGCATTGAAACCGGATTTCAATCTTTACCGAAAGTTTTCGCCGATCGCATATTAGCAGCGCAAGAAGCTCGTTATCGAGCCACCAAACAATTAACAGCCGTCACAGAAGACAACCTAGACCGTTCACCTTACTTTCTTTCCAACAGCTTATTTGTCAACGGTCAACCTTGGGTAGCGATCACAGATACCCGCGAACAACATCAAAATTTACGATTTGTCAGTACCAAAGCAGCCATTGGCTGGCACGTACTATACAACACCGACTACACCCGTAAACTCTCTAATTTTGTCCTCTCAAATCTGCAATCCGATCAGGGCTGGTACAACGGCTATTACGAATCTCTCCGTCAGCCCAACACCAGCCTCACCGCCAACAACAACAGCGTAATTCTTTCCAGCTTACTGTATAAACAAGTAGGAAAACCCCTCACGGTGTGGGCAGGCTTATAG